In the Brassica napus cultivar Da-Ae chromosome A7, Da-Ae, whole genome shotgun sequence genome, one interval contains:
- the LOC106442617 gene encoding uncharacterized protein LOC106442617 — MSQGQWLVKSGGQKKQAPSGGLKISIPKFDNSTLITGYSKTLIGRCMNPPKQEMNGLLYHLPRIWNVEERVVGADLGLGRFQFDFQEEEDIIEVLKKGPFHFDNWMLSVVRWEPVVEDNYPSKITFWVRAIGVPLHFWAEPTFKSIGDALGEVRGDDAIDINDGKIRVILDAFKPLVFSITVEFHSGEETVIALRYDRLHGFCRTCSSLRHDQSRCPTTKDATEDGDVGPSDKPDQGGKALSYKGAVESQHTENTSGGESRRQNQQGAGKQDVKGKGIAYEGGRQGGVAKSGPGRRYRENGRPTARYVRQAGYLPPHELNDSYVMATSGINGLRNQEVGGHLDTQQKLMLEAFKSGAKGEVSESKARKALLFESEGHEEGLAVTSGGDPVETVQRREEVMEKSGFSKEVATAETEGMEGNNFVECSNAEQEGMQVLEMGNKEEVVSSEMVAGLDEEDGHLEYEMMEDGVDDVSSEREASGDLNSMDVVEASPVAESEDLVGEKEHQVPKKKNGKITAAAMGGNAKKRLVQSLVSPRKKAMAKQGSKAGDKGQVPTRKALIKPKPDQD, encoded by the coding sequence ATGTCTCAAGGACAATGGCTTGTGAAGTCTGGGGGCCAGAAGAAGCAGGCGCCAAGTGGGGGTTTGAAGATTTCGATCCCGAAGTTTGACAACTCCACGCTTATTACGGGGTATTCAAAGACTCTGATTGGCCGGTGCATGAATCCGCCGAAGCAGGAGATGAATGGATTGCTGTATCATCTCCCACGAATCTGGAATGTTGAAGAGAGGGTGGTGGGCGCAGACTTGGGTCTTGGAAGATTCCAGTTTGATTTTCAGGAAGAGGAGGATATCATTGAAGTGCTTAAGAAGGGGCCTTTTCATTTTGATAACTGGATGTTGTCTGTGGTGAGATGGGAACCTGTGGTGGAGGATAATTATCCTTCGAAGATTACTTTTTGGGTGAGGGCTATTGGAGTTCCTTTACACTTTTGGGCGGAACCGACTTTCAAGAGTATTGGTGATGCGTTGGGGGAGGTTCGTGGAGATGATGCGATTGATATTAATGATGGGAagattcgggtgattttggatGCGTTTAAGCCGCTGGTATTTTCTATCACTGTGGAGTTTCATAGTGGGGAGGAGACAGTGATTGCGTTGCGCTACGATCGTCTTCATGGCTTCTGCAGGACGTGCTCGAGCTTGAGACACGACCAATCAAGGTGTCCTACCACGAAAGACGCAACGGAGGATGGTGATGTTGGTCCATCTGACAAGCCGGATCAAGGAGGGAAAGCGTTAAGCTATAAGGGGGCAGTGGAGTCTCAACATACGGAGAACACTTCTGGTGGAGAGAGTAGGAGGCAAAACCAGCAGGGGGCGGGAAAGCAGGATGTGAAAGGGAAAGGCATTGCTTATGAGGGAGGAAGACAAGGGGGGGTAGCCAAATCGGGGCCAGGGAGAAGGTATAGAGAAAATGGGAGACCAACGGCGAGGTATGTTAGACAGGCTGGATATCTTCCACCTCACGAGCTGAATGATAGCTATGTTATGGCAACGAGTGGTATCAATGGGTTGAGGAACCAGGAGGTGGGAGGCCATCTGGATACTCAACAAAAATTAATGCTTGAGGCTTTCAAGAGTGGGGCAAAGGGGGAGGTTTCAGAGTCTAAGGCCCGTAAAGCTTTACTGTTTGAGAGCGAAGGTCATGAGGAGGGACTTGCTGTAACATCAGGTGGGGATCCTGTAGAAACGGTTCAGAGGAGGGAAGAAGTTATGGAGAAGTCGGGATTCTCTAAGGAGGTGGCTACGGCAGAGACGGAAGGTATGGAGGGAAATAATTTTGTGGAGTGTTCAAATGCGGAGCAGGAAGGAATGCAGGTGCTGGAGATGGGAAACAAGGAAGAGGTGGTGTCGTCGGAGATGGTAGCAGGCCTGGATGAGGAAGATGGGCATTTGGAGTATGAGATGATGGAGGATGGTGTGGACGATGTGAGTTCTGAGCGAGAGGCGTCTGGTGATTTAAACTCCATGGATGTTGTGGAAGCTTCTCCGGTTGCTGAAAGTGAAGACTTAGTAGGAGAGAAAGAGCATCAGGtcccaaagaagaagaatgggaaGATCACTGCTGCTGCCATGGGAGGAAACGCGAAGAAAAGATTGGTTCAGAGTCTCGTGTCTCCACGGAAGAAGGCAATGGCAAAACAAGGCAGTAAGGCGGGAGACAAGGGTCAAGTCCCCACCAGGAAGGCTTTGATTAAGCCGAAACCAGACCAGGATTAA
- the LOC125576556 gene encoding uncharacterized protein LOC125576556 produces MKILSWNCRGMGSNYTISYLRDIWHKHKPAFLFLSETKQQFDFVQNFQFHFGYKHLHTVDPIGRSGGLALYYDHDSPVSIIYSSNRIIDIETTYKGKTIFISFVYGDPVQGLRDHVWERLTRIGINRVDPWFIIGDLNEIRGNHEKEGGVLRHTSTFVDFNNMIDNCGFLEFPAVGNTMSWSGTRNKQTVKCRLDRALGNVEWHTLFPSAFVEYLGMVGSDHRPIVTNLDEKQVRTRRQFRFDKRWIGMDGLMDSISRGWSTGRPSHNSGVVDRIINCRHEISVWRKNNPPYGKEKINSLQKALEDIQCDNTKTYEEVLEVSRKLKEAYRDEELYWEQKSRTTWHAKGDRNTKFYHALTKQRRIQNKIVGLHNSGGNWVTSESEVEGVAIDYFNDLFTTTSPSGYEDFLSEVPTLITEDQNRSLTSWASEEEVKSALFMMHPEKAPGPDGMTALFFQQSWSIIRSDITNMVNEFFRTGYLEERMNMTNICLIPKTVRPSRMTELRPISLCNVGYKIISKVLCQRLKRLLPQLVSETQSAFVSGRLISDNILIAQEMFHGLRTNNSCKEKFLAIKTDMSKAYDRLEWPFIEAMLLKLGFAQRWVSRIMSCITSVKYKIVINGQPKGHIIPNRGLRQGDPLSPYLFILCTEALIANIRKKEENKLLTGLKIARGSPTITHLLFADDSLFFCKANRQECETIIQILKDYERASGQQINFQKSSIQFGHKVPDVARLEVQQVLGITTIGGMGTYLGIPESLGGSKTQVFGYLNERVNNKINNWTIRFITKGGKEVLIKAVASPMPTHVMSCFRLPKTVTKKITSTVAHFWWGGSGNKKGMHWFAWDKMCKDKPDGGIGFRDIQNFNTALLAKQLWRLIDKPDSLFARVFKGRYYRKSDPLDPIRSYSPSYGWRSITSARSLVNKGLIKRVGTGSSISVWNDPWIPAPRPRSAIPKCSNQYLNPLLKVEDLINPVDLSWNLDLLKVYIHQDDVDIIRSLAISRNPKPDSYGWHFTDHGRYTVKSGYRTDKLFPDMGSHDRVLGPDIKPLLAHSWKLQCSSKLKHFVWQILSGSLPVTKNLHSRGIKCDVKCQICGAEEESINHVLFECPLALQTWALSNIPSCPGVFPTPSLFTNMDYLFWRLPKEPDLNYFPWILWYIWKNRNAKVFKNQIKTPFDILRMAKIEGVLWAEAQTKEPINRESLHIAETHFPHGVNKCYIDGAWKEHDLYTGQGWVYRKDGSNDTMMGAMSIRRSLSPLHAECEALIWAMECMKTLQISEVVFATDCSQLVKMVSTPTEWPAFTTHMEEFLRCKEFFLNFTIQHIPRAQNTLADKLARGARTSPSAMVYVDSVPPRWLSDQESS; encoded by the coding sequence atgaaaatattgagttggaATTGTAGAGGAATGGGGAGCAATTATACAATTAGTTATCTGAGGGATATATGGCATAAACATAAACCGGCGTTTCTTTTCTTATCAGAAACAAAACAACAGTTTGATTTTGTTcagaattttcaatttcattttGGGTATAAACACCTACATACGGTGGATCCTATTGGGAGAAGTGGAGGACTGGCTCTTTATTATGATCACGATTCACCGGTGTCTATTATTTATTCAAGTAATAGAATAATAGATATTGAAACCACATATAAaggaaaaacaatttttatttcttttgtatatgGGGACCCCGTTCAGGGTCTTCGAGACCAcgtttgggaacgtcttactcgaattgggataaatagagtggACCCATGGTTTATTATTGGGGATCTAAATGAAATAAGAGGTAATCATGAGAAGGAAGGGGGGGTGTTACGACACACGTCCACTTTTGTcgattttaataatatgattgaCAATTGTGGTTTTTTGGAATTTCCTGCTGTGGGAAATACTATGTCATGGAGTGGGACGAGGAACAAACAAACGGTAAAATGTAGATTAGATCGGGCTTTAGGGAACGTGGAATGGCACACCCTATTCCCGTCCGCATTTGTCGAGTATTTGGGAATGGTAGGCTCGGATCATAGGCCTATTGTGACGAATTTAGATGAGAAACAAGTAAGAACGAGAAGGCAATTTCGgtttgataagagatggattGGTATGGATGGTCTTATGGATTCCATTTCGAGAGGTTGGTCTACAGGAAGGCCAAGTCATAATTCGGGAGTGGTAGATAGAATTATCAACTGTAGACATGAAATTTCGGTTtggaggaaaaataatccaccATATGGGAAGGAAAAGATTAATTCTCTTCAGAAGGCTTTGGAGGACATTCAGTGTGATAATACCAAGACATATGAGGAGGTGCTAGAAGTTTCTAGGAAGTTAAAAGAAGCTTATAGGGATGAAGAATTATACTGGGAACAAAAAAGTCGAACGACTTGGCATGCAAAAGGGGATAGAAATACAAAATTCTATCACGCCCTAACTAAGCAGAGacgaatacaaaataaaattgtggGTTTGCACAATAGTGGTGGTAATTGGGTAACATCAGAATCTGAGGTAGAAGGTGTTGCGATAGATTACTTTAATGACTTGTTCACAACGACATCACCTTCGGGCTATGAAGATTTTCTAAGTGAGGTGCCTACTTTGATTACAGAGGATCAAAACAGGTCTTTGACCTCTTGGGCATCAGAGGAGGAAGTGAAATCAGCTTTATTCATGATGCATCCTGAAAAAGCTCCAGGACCGGATGGAATGACAGCTTTATTTTTCCAACAATCCTGGTCGATTATTAGATCAGATATCACAAATATGGTTAACGAATTTTTTAGGACTGGATATTTGGAGGAGAGGATGAATATGACCAATATTTGCCTCATCCCAAAGACAGTGCGACCAAGTAGAATGACGGAATTGAGGCCAATTAGTTTATGTAATGTGGGTTATAAGATTATTTCGAAGGTGCTTTGCCAACGGCTGAAGAGGCTACTACCACAATTGGTATCAGAAACACAATCCGCTTTTGTTTCTGGGAGACTGATCTCCGATAATATATTAATTGCTCAGGAGATGTTTCATGGATTAAGAACGAATAATTCATGTAAGGAGAAATTTTTGGCTATAAAAACagatatgagcaaagcatatgataggCTTGAATGGCCTTTTATTGAGGCGATGCTATTAAAGTTGGGTTTCGCACAAAGGTGGGTATCTCGGATAATGTCTTGTATTACGtcggtaaaatataaaattgtgaTTAATGGTCAACCAAAAGGACATATTATACCAAACCGAGGACTTCGTCAAGGTGATCCGTTATCAccttatttgtttattttgtgtACTGAGGCATTAATAGCAAATATACggaaaaaggaagaaaataaattattgacGGGGTTAAAAATCGCGCGTGGTAGTCCGACAATCACACACTTAttatttgcggatgatagtctcTTTTTTTGCAAAGCTAATAGGCAAGAATGTGAGACTATCATACAGATTTTGAAAGACTATGAGAGAGCATCGGGGCAACAAATTAACTTTCAGAAGTCTTCCATTCAGTTTGGTCATAAGGTACCGGATGTAGCACGTTTAGAGGTGCAACAGGTTTTGGGCATTACTACAATTGGTGGTATGGGAACATACTTGGGGATTCCCGAAAGTCTTGGTGGCTCTAAAACACAAGTATTTGGTTATCTTAATGAAAGGGTCAATAATAAGATTAATAATTGGACTATTCGATTCATTACgaaaggaggaaaggaagtttTAATTAAAGCAGTAGCATCCCCTATGCCAACTCATGTTATGTCCTGCTTTCGGTTACCAAAAACGGTTACGAAAAAAATTACCAGCACGGTTGCTCATTTTTGGTGGGGTGGTAGTGGTAATAAAAAAGGTATGCATTGGTTTGCATGGGATAAAATGTGCAAAGATAAACCGGACGGTGGTATTGGTTTTAgagatattcaaaattttaatacggCATTATTAGCAAAACAACTATGGAGGTTAATCGATAAACCTGATTCTCTTTTTGCAAGAGTTTTTAAAGGAAGATACTATAGAAAATCTGATCCTTTGGATCCAATCAGATCATATTCTCCCTCATATGGGTGGAGAAGTATTACatcagctagatctctggttaataAAGGGCTAATCAAAAGAGTGGGAACTGGTTCAAGCATTTCAGtctggaatgatccttggatccctgCTCCTCGCCCGAGGTCAGCAATACCAAAATGTTCGAATCAATATTTGAATCCATTACTTAAGGTGGAGGATTTAATTAATCCAGTCGATCTCTCTTGGAATCTGGATTTGCtcaaagtatatattcaccaggaCGATGTGGATATTATACGGAGTTTAGCTATTAGTCGTAACCCAAAACCAGATTCATATGGATGGCATTTTACGGACCATGGTCGATATACAGTTAAATCAGGTTATCGTACGGATAAATTATTTCCGGATATGGGATCTCATGATAGAGTTTTGGGACCAGATATTAAGCCACTGTTGGCTCACTCTTGGAAGCTTCAATGTTCATCAAAGCTGAAACATTTTGTTTGGcagatactttcgggtagtCTACCGGTAACCAAGAATCTTCATTCACGAGGGATAAAATGTGATGTGAAATGTCAAATATGTGGTGCAGAGGAAGAATCTATTAATCATGTTCTGTTTGAGTGTCCATTAGCACTACAAACGTGGGCTTTATCTAATATTCCTTCATGCCCAGGTGTCTTTCCCACCCCGTCACTTTTCACAAATATGGACTATCTTTTCTGGCGGTTACCTAAGGAACCAGATTTGAATTATTTTCCATGGATAttgtggtatatttggaagaatAGAAACGCTAAAGTTTTTAAGAATCAGATAAAAACCCCTTTTGATATTCTTCGAATGGCGAAAATAGAAGGTGTTTTGTGGGCTGAAGCCCAGACAAAGGAACCTATAAACCGTGAATCTCTACATATTGCAGAGACCCATTTTCCACATGGAGTTAACAAGTGTTATATAGATGGAGCATGGAAGGAACATGATCTTTATACAGGGCAGGGATGGGTCTACAGAAAAGATGGATCAAATGATACTATGATGGGTGCAATGTCTATTCGCAGGAGTCTATCACCTTTACATGCTGAATGTGAAGCGTTGATATGGGCGatggagtgcatgaagaccctaCAAATCTCAGAGGTGGTGTTTGCAACAgactgttctcaattggtgaagatggtgtctacACCGACAGAATGGCCGGCGTTCACTACACACATGGAGGAGTTTCTGCGATGTAAGGAATTCTTTCTCAACTTTACTATCCAGCATATACCAAGGGCGCAAAATACTCTGGCGGACAAGCTGGCACGAGGTGCTAGAACTTCGCCATCtgctatggtttatgttgaCTCAGTTCCTCCGAGGTGGCTCTCGGATCAGGAATCTTCTTAG